Proteins encoded together in one Yersinia mollaretii ATCC 43969 window:
- the ubiJ gene encoding ubiquinone biosynthesis protein UbiJ: MPLRSLIFKPFSLKPTLLSPLITATIETSLNSVLFRDKSMKTARLRLVGKVLRIELREMSSPLLLIFSERQVDVLSQWDGDADCIVKTEVAVLAKLRDRQQLSPLMRSGELIVEGDIQVVQQLVALLDLAEWDPAEWLAPYIGDIAAETIGQIVHKSHHFIREQLRQQQHYLAEAITEEWKMAPAPLEVVWFNEEVDATARATEALSARLATMETKQ, translated from the coding sequence ATGCCGCTAAGATCACTGATATTTAAGCCATTTTCATTAAAACCTACACTACTGTCGCCACTCATAACAGCCACTATAGAGACATCATTAAATAGTGTGTTATTTCGCGATAAGAGCATGAAAACTGCGCGTTTACGCCTAGTTGGGAAGGTATTGCGTATCGAGTTACGTGAGATGAGCTCCCCTTTGCTACTCATATTCAGCGAACGGCAGGTGGATGTTTTAAGTCAATGGGATGGTGATGCGGATTGCATAGTGAAAACGGAAGTTGCTGTATTAGCCAAATTGCGTGATCGGCAGCAACTTTCACCTTTAATGCGCAGTGGTGAGTTGATCGTTGAAGGTGATATTCAGGTAGTTCAGCAACTCGTTGCACTTTTGGATCTCGCTGAGTGGGACCCCGCTGAATGGTTGGCACCCTACATCGGTGATATTGCAGCAGAAACCATAGGGCAGATAGTGCATAAGAGTCACCATTTTATCCGTGAGCAATTGCGACAGCAGCAACACTATCTAGCTGAAGCCATAACTGAAGAGTGGAAAATGGCTCCGGCACCACTGGAAGTAGTGTGGTTCAACGAAGAGGTTGATGCCACTGCTCGAGCGACAGAGGCTTTGAGTGCCAGATTGGCAACCATGGAGACAAAACAATGA
- the ubiE gene encoding bifunctional demethylmenaquinone methyltransferase/2-methoxy-6-polyprenyl-1,4-benzoquinol methylase UbiE, whose product MVDQEKETTHFGFRTVAKEKKEGMVAEVFHSVAAKYDLMNDLMSFGVHRIWKRFTIDCSGVRRGQRVLDLAGGTGDLTAKFSRLVGEQGEVVLADINESMLRMGREKLRDKGIVGNVSYVQANAEALPFPDNYFDCITISFGLRNVTEKEKALRSMFRVLKPGGRLLVLEFSKPLLEPLSKAYDAYSFHILPKIGELVAQDSESYRYLAESIRMHPDQETLKGMMIDAGFENVTYSNLTGGIVALHRGFKF is encoded by the coding sequence ATGGTAGATCAGGAGAAGGAAACCACTCATTTTGGTTTTCGCACCGTAGCCAAAGAAAAAAAAGAAGGCATGGTGGCAGAAGTTTTTCATTCCGTAGCCGCTAAATACGATCTGATGAATGATCTGATGTCGTTCGGTGTTCACCGTATTTGGAAGCGTTTTACCATTGACTGTAGCGGTGTTCGTCGCGGTCAGCGGGTATTAGATCTGGCAGGTGGTACTGGCGATTTGACAGCCAAGTTCTCTCGCCTTGTGGGTGAACAGGGTGAAGTGGTTCTGGCTGATATCAATGAATCTATGTTGCGTATGGGCCGCGAAAAGCTACGTGACAAGGGTATTGTCGGTAATGTCAGTTATGTACAGGCTAATGCCGAGGCACTCCCTTTCCCTGATAATTACTTTGATTGCATTACTATTTCATTTGGTTTGAGAAATGTAACCGAAAAAGAAAAAGCACTGCGTTCAATGTTTCGAGTCTTAAAACCGGGTGGCCGTTTGCTCGTTCTTGAATTCTCTAAACCGCTTTTGGAGCCTTTGAGCAAAGCCTACGATGCTTACTCCTTCCATATCTTGCCTAAAATTGGTGAACTTGTGGCTCAGGATTCTGAAAGTTACCGTTATTTGGCGGAATCTATTCGGATGCATCCTGATCAAGAAACGCTCAAAGGCATGATGATAGATGCTGGGTTCGAAAACGTAACTTATTCCAATTTAACCGGTGGTATTGTTGCATTACATCGGGGCTTTAAGTTTTAA
- the rmuC gene encoding DNA recombination protein RmuC, with translation MDISLFYGLGGCLIGGLMGWLIANLSQQRNKAQQDIERRLLEQALQQAQQNTADLQATLQRNEQQLRQGELELRNLHSQLAANAEKLQQLAHWRSECDQLNQELRAQREVNSAQEAELREVTIRLEETRLTAEEKQRLLLNSEQRLTTQFENLANRIFEQTGRRADEQNKQSLDRLLLPLREQLDGFRRQVQDSFGQEARERHTLTHEIRSLQQLNAQMAREALNLTKALKGDNKTQGNWGEVVLAKVLEASGLREGYEYQTQVSVKIDSNSRMQPDVIVRLPQGKDVVIDAKMSLVAYERYFNSENDVEREVALNEHLSSLRAHIKMLGRKDYQQLPGLRSLDYVLMFIPVEPAFLVAIDRQPELISEALQHNIMLVSPTTLLVALRTITNLWRYEHQSQNAQRIAERAAKLYDKLRLFVDDMESLGQSLDKAQLSYRQAMNKLSQGRGNLIGQVEGFRTLGVEVKRPISPSLAEKASMEDQPEGDLALSDDAESEAYPGKMGIDDPAPLKYQG, from the coding sequence GTGGATATCAGTTTATTTTATGGGCTTGGGGGTTGCCTTATTGGCGGGCTGATGGGTTGGTTGATCGCCAATTTGTCTCAGCAGCGCAATAAAGCACAGCAAGATATTGAGCGGCGATTACTGGAGCAGGCATTACAGCAAGCTCAGCAGAATACAGCAGATTTACAGGCGACCTTGCAACGAAATGAGCAGCAATTACGGCAAGGGGAGCTGGAGCTGCGCAATTTGCACAGCCAACTCGCGGCAAATGCTGAAAAACTGCAACAGTTGGCTCATTGGCGTAGTGAATGTGATCAACTCAATCAAGAGTTGCGTGCTCAAAGAGAAGTGAATAGCGCCCAAGAGGCAGAACTGCGGGAAGTGACTATTCGTTTGGAGGAGACGCGCCTGACAGCTGAAGAGAAGCAGCGTTTACTCCTTAACAGTGAGCAGCGGCTGACCACGCAATTCGAAAATCTGGCTAACCGCATCTTTGAACAAACCGGACGACGCGCGGATGAACAAAATAAGCAGAGTTTAGATCGCTTATTGTTGCCCTTACGAGAGCAACTGGATGGCTTCCGTCGACAAGTTCAGGACAGTTTCGGGCAGGAAGCTCGAGAACGCCACACCCTGACCCACGAAATTCGTAGCCTACAACAACTTAATGCCCAAATGGCCCGAGAAGCGCTGAACCTAACCAAGGCGCTGAAAGGGGATAATAAAACTCAGGGGAACTGGGGAGAGGTGGTTCTGGCTAAAGTGCTGGAAGCATCGGGGCTGCGTGAAGGCTATGAGTATCAAACTCAGGTGAGTGTAAAAATTGATAGCAATAGTCGCATGCAGCCGGATGTTATCGTCCGCTTGCCGCAGGGTAAAGATGTTGTTATTGACGCTAAAATGTCGCTGGTGGCTTATGAACGTTACTTTAATAGCGAGAATGATGTTGAGCGCGAAGTCGCATTGAATGAGCATTTATCGTCGCTGCGTGCCCATATCAAAATGTTAGGCCGTAAGGATTACCAGCAACTTCCTGGCTTACGTTCACTTGATTATGTATTGATGTTTATCCCAGTAGAGCCTGCCTTTTTAGTGGCTATCGACCGCCAACCTGAATTGATCAGTGAAGCACTACAGCACAACATTATGTTGGTTAGCCCGACAACACTGCTGGTGGCTTTACGGACTATCACGAATTTATGGCGTTACGAGCATCAAAGCCAAAATGCGCAACGTATCGCTGAGAGAGCCGCCAAACTCTATGACAAATTGCGTTTATTTGTTGATGATATGGAGTCATTGGGGCAAAGCCTCGATAAAGCGCAGCTAAGTTATCGTCAGGCAATGAACAAACTGTCGCAAGGCCGTGGTAACCTGATAGGGCAAGTTGAAGGTTTTCGCACTCTGGGGGTCGAGGTAAAACGACCTATTAGTCCATCATTGGCAGAGAAAGCCAGCATGGAAGATCAACCAGAGGGTGATTTAGCGCTATCCGATGATGCGGAATCAGAGGCATACCCAGGTAAGATGGGAATAGATGATCCCGCACCGCTGAAGTATCAGGGTTAG
- a CDS encoding DedA family protein, which yields MTLNDIITIIIDFVREHESWAMPIVFILAFGESLAFLSLLLPATVILLGLGALIGESGISFWPIWAAAAAGAFFGDWVSYWVGIHYKERVSTLWPFSRNPQLLVRGHAFFERWGFFGAFIGRFFGPLRAVVPLVAGICAMPRFYFQLANITSALIWAFGILAPGAFGIQWFARWID from the coding sequence GTGACCCTGAATGACATCATTACTATCATTATTGATTTTGTTCGCGAACATGAGTCATGGGCCATGCCTATCGTCTTTATTCTCGCTTTTGGTGAGTCCCTCGCCTTCCTTTCCTTATTGCTGCCTGCAACGGTTATCCTGCTCGGGTTGGGCGCACTGATTGGTGAAAGTGGTATCTCTTTCTGGCCTATTTGGGCCGCTGCTGCTGCTGGTGCTTTTTTTGGCGACTGGGTCTCATACTGGGTTGGTATCCATTACAAAGAACGTGTCAGCACTCTATGGCCATTTTCCCGAAACCCCCAGCTACTCGTGCGCGGCCATGCATTCTTTGAGCGTTGGGGATTCTTTGGTGCTTTTATTGGCCGCTTCTTTGGCCCATTACGCGCAGTTGTTCCTTTAGTTGCAGGTATCTGTGCCATGCCAAGATTTTATTTCCAGCTAGCCAATATCACTTCTGCCCTCATTTGGGCTTTCGGCATTTTGGCTCCAGGCGCATTCGGTATTCAGTGGTTTGCTCGCTGGATAGATTAA
- a CDS encoding carbon starvation CstA family protein, giving the protein MQHAITFVIASACILTICYRLYGIFFVRKVLRVDDSEVTPSHTFEDGKDYVPTKKWVNFGSHFAAIAAAGPLVGPVLAAQYGYLPGFLWLLIGCVIGGAVHDTVVLFASMKHQGKSLSEVAKSELGPVAGWCTGLAMLFIITITMAGLSMVVVHALERNPWGTFAVFMTIPIAICVGLWERMTGSMKGASYVGIAAIMVCVFVGPYIEGTWLGDWLMLKADTVSIILPMYAFFATALPVWMLLTPRGYLSSFMKIGVFGALIVGVVFINPEIQFPALTQFIHGGGPVLAGPVWPFISITIACGAISGFHAFIGSGTTPKQIDKWSDILPVGFGAMLAECMVGVMALIAATSLHPADYFAINSSAEAWSLLGMEVVNLPQLSQEIGLDLYGRTGGAVTLAVGMTDIFIRVPWFSSMAAYFFQFVVMFEAVFILTAVDSGTRVARYLLQDFLGDIWAPLKRTDWLPGTLACSVIACALWGYLLNSGDINSVWALFGVSNQLMASVGLIIGATIILRLATKRIYMLTCVIPLAYLFVTVNYAGYWMITHVYFNSAAKGYNLFNGIISIIMMTLGVIILISALKKWRELWIRRSAEMAGNKVVTANA; this is encoded by the coding sequence ATGCAACATGCGATTACCTTTGTTATCGCCTCCGCTTGTATCTTGACAATCTGCTACCGTTTATACGGTATCTTTTTTGTTCGTAAGGTACTGCGGGTCGATGATAGTGAAGTCACACCTTCCCACACCTTTGAAGATGGTAAAGATTACGTTCCGACTAAAAAATGGGTGAACTTTGGTAGCCACTTTGCAGCAATTGCTGCGGCTGGCCCCTTGGTTGGCCCTGTGCTGGCAGCCCAATATGGTTATTTACCCGGTTTCCTGTGGTTACTGATCGGCTGTGTTATTGGCGGTGCCGTTCACGATACTGTGGTTCTATTTGCGTCAATGAAGCATCAGGGGAAATCCCTGTCTGAAGTCGCTAAATCAGAACTTGGACCAGTCGCTGGCTGGTGCACGGGTCTCGCAATGCTGTTCATTATCACGATTACCATGGCTGGGTTATCCATGGTGGTGGTACATGCTTTGGAACGTAACCCTTGGGGGACTTTCGCGGTATTCATGACAATCCCTATCGCTATCTGTGTGGGTTTATGGGAACGCATGACCGGCAGCATGAAAGGGGCTTCTTATGTCGGTATTGCTGCTATCATGGTGTGTGTATTTGTCGGCCCTTACATTGAAGGCACCTGGCTCGGCGACTGGTTAATGCTAAAAGCAGATACCGTAAGCATTATTTTGCCAATGTATGCTTTCTTTGCGACCGCCTTACCTGTTTGGATGTTATTGACCCCTCGAGGTTACCTTTCCAGTTTTATGAAGATCGGTGTGTTCGGTGCGCTGATTGTTGGTGTTGTCTTTATTAACCCCGAAATTCAATTCCCAGCATTAACTCAATTTATTCATGGCGGTGGCCCAGTATTGGCTGGTCCCGTCTGGCCGTTTATCTCTATCACTATTGCCTGTGGCGCTATCTCTGGTTTCCATGCCTTTATCGGCTCAGGGACTACGCCAAAACAGATCGACAAATGGAGCGATATCCTGCCCGTCGGCTTTGGTGCGATGCTGGCCGAATGTATGGTTGGGGTTATGGCTCTGATTGCGGCAACGTCTCTGCATCCTGCTGACTACTTCGCTATTAACTCTTCCGCTGAAGCCTGGAGCTTGCTGGGTATGGAAGTGGTTAACCTGCCACAACTGAGCCAAGAAATTGGCCTCGACCTATATGGTCGTACCGGTGGTGCTGTCACCTTAGCCGTCGGTATGACGGATATCTTCATCCGTGTGCCATGGTTCAGTAGCATGGCTGCATACTTCTTCCAGTTTGTTGTTATGTTTGAAGCCGTATTTATCCTAACCGCTGTTGACTCAGGCACCCGTGTTGCTCGTTATCTGCTGCAAGATTTCTTGGGCGATATTTGGGCACCACTGAAACGCACCGATTGGTTACCTGGCACCCTTGCCTGTAGTGTTATCGCTTGTGCACTATGGGGTTATCTCCTTAACTCTGGTGACATCAACTCGGTTTGGGCGTTATTCGGTGTCTCTAACCAGTTAATGGCTTCTGTTGGCTTAATCATTGGTGCCACTATTATTCTGCGGCTGGCAACCAAACGTATCTATATGCTGACCTGTGTAATCCCTCTCGCTTATCTATTTGTCACCGTAAACTATGCGGGCTATTGGATGATCACTCACGTGTACTTCAACTCAGCAGCCAAGGGTTACAACCTGTTCAACGGCATCATCTCTATTATCATGATGACACTGGGCGTCATTATCTTAATATCAGCACTGAAAAAATGGCGCGAACTGTGGATCCGCAGATCTGCCGAAATGGCGGGTAATAAAGTAGTGACTGCCAACGCCTGA
- a CDS encoding tyrosine-protein phosphatase, giving the protein MKTAALSHPSLLPLDGGINFRDLGGNLAADGRRIKRGLLFRSGSLDRLSAKDCDVLSSGPVAQILDYRDADEVQAKPDVVWQRASYHNIPANPLSSEVNANLEKLTNETLAAFDARAFMLELYHRLPFNNQAYKQLAGLLQNCASSEHDAASVVQHCAVGKDRTGIGSALVLFALGADESTVLEDYLLTETTLAPFREHMLAELSLKLNDQALGQFAFVLSARDEFIQTALRSIQERYGSREQWLQHEFGLGAVEREKLQSYFLE; this is encoded by the coding sequence ATGAAGACAGCCGCTCTCTCTCATCCTTCCCTGCTGCCATTGGATGGCGGTATTAACTTTCGTGATCTCGGCGGTAACCTTGCCGCTGATGGTCGGCGCATCAAGCGCGGTCTGCTATTCCGCTCTGGTTCACTCGATCGCTTGAGTGCCAAAGATTGTGATGTGCTTAGCAGTGGTCCTGTAGCTCAAATTCTTGATTATCGTGATGCGGATGAAGTTCAGGCCAAGCCCGATGTGGTCTGGCAAAGGGCGAGTTATCACAACATTCCAGCCAACCCGTTGAGTAGCGAGGTGAATGCCAATCTGGAGAAACTGACTAATGAGACCTTGGCCGCATTTGATGCCCGCGCTTTTATGTTAGAGCTTTACCACCGATTGCCGTTTAATAATCAGGCTTATAAGCAACTGGCAGGATTGTTGCAAAACTGCGCTTCATCAGAGCATGATGCTGCCAGTGTCGTACAACATTGTGCTGTCGGGAAGGACCGTACTGGTATTGGTTCGGCGCTGGTGCTATTTGCCTTAGGCGCTGATGAATCAACAGTATTGGAAGATTACCTGTTGACCGAAACCACACTGGCACCTTTTCGCGAACATATGCTGGCCGAGTTGTCACTGAAACTCAACGACCAAGCGCTAGGCCAATTTGCTTTTGTCTTATCAGCCAGAGACGAGTTTATTCAAACCGCGCTGCGCAGTATTCAAGAGCGATATGGCAGCCGTGAACAGTGGTTGCAACATGAATTTGGTCTGGGCGCTGTTGAACGTGAAAAGTTACAGTCCTATTTTTTAGAGTAA
- the udp gene encoding uridine phosphorylase — MAKSDVFHLGLTKNDLQGATLAIVPGDPQRVEKIAKLMDNPVHLASHREFTSWRAELDGKAVIVCSTGIGGPSTSIAVEELAQLGVRTFLRIGTTGAIQSHINVGDVLVTTAAVRLDGASLHFAPMEFPAVADFACTTALVNAAKSVGATTHIGVTASSDTFYPGQERYDTFSGRVVRRFKGSMEEWQSMGVMNYEMESATLLTMCASQGLRAGMVAGVIVNRTQQEIPNEETMKATESHAVKIVVEAARHLL, encoded by the coding sequence ATGGCTAAATCCGACGTTTTTCACCTGGGCCTGACTAAAAATGATCTGCAAGGGGCGACTCTGGCTATCGTGCCGGGTGATCCACAGCGTGTTGAGAAAATCGCTAAATTGATGGATAACCCAGTACATCTGGCTTCTCATCGTGAATTTACTTCATGGCGCGCGGAATTAGACGGCAAAGCCGTGATTGTTTGCTCAACAGGGATTGGCGGCCCTTCGACGTCGATTGCGGTTGAAGAGTTAGCACAACTTGGTGTCCGGACTTTCCTACGTATTGGTACTACTGGTGCTATCCAGTCACATATTAATGTTGGTGATGTTTTGGTCACCACAGCAGCGGTGCGTTTAGACGGTGCCAGCCTGCACTTTGCACCAATGGAATTCCCGGCCGTGGCGGATTTTGCTTGTACAACCGCACTGGTTAATGCCGCAAAATCTGTGGGTGCAACTACCCACATTGGTGTTACCGCCTCTTCAGATACCTTCTACCCGGGGCAAGAGCGCTACGATACTTTCTCCGGCCGTGTTGTTCGCCGCTTTAAAGGCTCCATGGAAGAGTGGCAATCTATGGGCGTGATGAATTATGAAATGGAATCTGCCACCTTGCTAACCATGTGTGCCAGTCAGGGCCTGCGTGCCGGTATGGTCGCCGGGGTGATTGTAAACCGCACCCAGCAAGAAATCCCGAACGAAGAAACCATGAAAGCGACCGAAAGCCACGCGGTGAAAATTGTGGTAGAGGCAGCGCGTCACCTGCTGTAA
- a CDS encoding dienelactone hydrolase family protein — protein sequence MKTDLLMTLRQAAGGFTPAVAPLASTTRHTDQQGIYCGETTIPSQGDELPAYIAKPAQHTGPYPVVIVVQEIFGVHEHIQDICRRLAKQGYLAIAPELFFRQGDAKEYEDINALVKNLVSKVPDRQVMVDLDHAAHWASRHGGDTSKLAITGFCWGGRMAWLYAAHNPQLKAAVAWYGKLVGEKTLLLPKYPVDVAIDLSAPVLGLYGGKDGSITQEHIDTMRQALRAANADAEIIVYPEAGHAFNADYRPSYHAESALDGWRRMLDWFAQHGVAANPVPEEGK from the coding sequence GTGAAAACTGATCTACTGATGACTCTCAGACAGGCAGCAGGCGGATTCACACCTGCGGTAGCACCATTAGCCTCGACGACCCGCCATACCGATCAACAAGGTATTTACTGCGGAGAAACCACGATTCCGTCTCAGGGCGACGAATTGCCGGCATATATTGCCAAGCCCGCCCAACACACGGGGCCATATCCTGTGGTGATTGTTGTGCAGGAGATTTTTGGCGTGCATGAGCACATTCAGGATATTTGCCGCAGGCTGGCGAAGCAGGGATATCTGGCTATCGCACCAGAGCTATTTTTTCGTCAAGGTGATGCCAAAGAGTATGAGGATATCAATGCGTTAGTTAAAAATCTGGTCAGCAAAGTGCCAGACCGTCAGGTCATGGTCGACCTTGATCACGCGGCACACTGGGCCTCTCGTCATGGCGGCGATACCAGCAAATTGGCGATAACGGGATTCTGTTGGGGTGGCCGAATGGCTTGGTTGTATGCCGCCCATAACCCACAACTCAAAGCCGCCGTGGCTTGGTATGGCAAACTGGTGGGTGAAAAAACCTTACTACTGCCGAAATATCCGGTTGATGTTGCCATCGATCTCAGTGCTCCGGTGCTGGGGCTGTATGGCGGTAAAGATGGCAGTATCACGCAAGAGCACATCGACACTATGCGGCAAGCATTGCGCGCCGCGAATGCGGATGCGGAAATCATTGTTTATCCCGAGGCAGGACACGCGTTTAATGCTGACTACCGCCCTAGCTATCATGCAGAGTCGGCTCTGGACGGCTGGCGGCGGATGCTGGATTGGTTTGCTCAGCACGGCGTGGCCGCCAATCCCGTGCCTGAAGAGGGTAAATAG
- the metE gene encoding 5-methyltetrahydropteroyltriglutamate--homocysteine S-methyltransferase produces the protein MTILNHTLGFPRVGLKRELKKAQESYWAGNSTQEELLNVGRELRARHWQQQQQAGVDLLPVGDFAWYDHVLTTSLLLGNVPERHQNADGSIDLDTLFRIGRGRAPTGTPAAAAEMTKWFNTNYHYMVPEFQQGQQFKLGWTQLLDEVDEALALGHKIKPVLLGPVTYLWLGKVKGEQFDRLSLLKDILPVYQQVLAELAKRGIEWVQIDEPALVLELPAEWQAAFQPAYQALQGQVKLLLTTYFDSIGHNLDTIRALPVQGLHVDVVAGQDDIAALNVQLPKNWLLSLGVINGRNVWRADLSHWFERLQPLINSRPLWLGSSCSLLHSPIDLSEETRLDAEVKSWFAFALQKCAELALLTQALNAPSEAKLTELAAYSAPIRARRASSRVHNVQVGQRLAAITAQDIERQLPYEARAESQRKRFNLPAWPTTTIGSFPQTTEIRGLRLDFKQGRLDGKNYRIGISEHIKQAIAEQERLGLDVLVHGEAERNDMVEYFGEHLDGFVFTQNGWVQSYGSRCVKPPVIIGDISRPEAITVEWAKYAQSLTDKPVKGMLTGPVTILCWSFPREDVSRETIAKQIALALRDEVEDLEKAGIGIIQIDEPALREGLPLRRADWQTYLQWAVDAFKLNAAVAQNDTQIHTHMCYCEFNDIMDSIAALDADVITIETSRSDMELLESFEDFAYPNEIGPGVYDIHSPNVPSVEWIEALLRKAAQRIPAERLWVNPDCGLKTRGWPETRQALANMVLAAQRLREEQI, from the coding sequence ATGACAATTTTAAATCACACACTGGGTTTTCCGCGTGTAGGTCTGAAACGTGAACTGAAAAAAGCACAAGAAAGTTACTGGGCAGGCAACTCCACGCAAGAAGAATTGCTCAATGTGGGTCGTGAATTGCGCGCCCGCCATTGGCAACAACAGCAACAAGCGGGCGTTGATTTACTGCCCGTGGGTGACTTTGCTTGGTATGACCATGTACTGACCACCAGTTTGCTGCTGGGTAACGTCCCAGAGCGCCATCAGAATGCGGATGGCTCGATTGATTTAGATACCTTATTCCGCATTGGTCGTGGTCGTGCGCCAACTGGCACCCCGGCGGCAGCAGCAGAAATGACCAAATGGTTTAACACCAACTATCACTACATGGTGCCTGAGTTCCAACAAGGTCAGCAGTTCAAACTGGGCTGGACTCAGTTGTTGGATGAAGTTGATGAAGCGCTGGCCTTGGGCCACAAAATCAAGCCGGTACTGCTCGGCCCGGTGACCTACCTGTGGCTGGGTAAAGTGAAAGGTGAGCAGTTTGATCGCCTCTCATTGCTGAAAGATATTCTGCCGGTTTATCAGCAAGTCTTGGCTGAATTGGCAAAACGTGGCATCGAGTGGGTGCAGATTGATGAGCCAGCACTGGTGCTGGAACTGCCCGCAGAGTGGCAGGCGGCTTTCCAGCCGGCATATCAGGCGCTGCAAGGCCAAGTCAAATTATTGCTGACCACCTATTTCGACAGCATCGGCCATAACCTCGACACTATCCGTGCACTGCCGGTGCAAGGTCTGCATGTTGATGTGGTTGCGGGTCAGGATGATATTGCGGCTCTAAATGTACAACTGCCAAAAAACTGGCTGCTATCACTGGGGGTTATCAATGGGCGCAACGTATGGCGTGCTGATCTCAGTCATTGGTTCGAGCGCTTACAGCCACTGATTAATAGCCGCCCGTTATGGCTCGGCAGCTCTTGCTCCCTATTACACAGCCCGATTGATTTAAGTGAAGAGACCCGCCTTGATGCTGAGGTGAAAAGTTGGTTCGCCTTTGCCCTACAAAAATGTGCTGAGCTGGCATTGCTCACTCAGGCGTTGAATGCCCCGAGTGAAGCCAAGCTGACGGAACTGGCCGCTTACAGCGCGCCAATTCGCGCCCGCCGTGCTTCCAGCCGAGTACATAATGTGCAAGTGGGGCAACGTCTGGCGGCCATTACCGCGCAAGATATTGAGCGCCAACTGCCTTATGAAGCTCGTGCTGAATCTCAGCGTAAGCGCTTTAACTTGCCCGCCTGGCCGACCACCACCATTGGCTCATTCCCGCAAACCACTGAAATCCGTGGCCTGCGTCTGGACTTCAAACAGGGTCGTTTGGACGGTAAAAACTACCGTATCGGCATCAGCGAGCATATCAAGCAAGCTATCGCGGAACAGGAGCGTTTGGGTCTGGATGTGCTGGTGCATGGTGAAGCTGAACGTAACGACATGGTGGAGTATTTCGGCGAGCATCTGGACGGTTTTGTCTTCACTCAAAATGGCTGGGTACAGAGTTACGGCTCCCGCTGTGTGAAGCCGCCAGTGATTATTGGCGACATCAGCCGCCCGGAAGCCATTACGGTTGAGTGGGCTAAATATGCTCAGTCACTGACGGACAAGCCGGTAAAAGGGATGCTGACGGGGCCAGTCACCATTTTGTGTTGGTCATTCCCGCGCGAAGATGTCAGCCGAGAAACTATCGCCAAACAAATTGCGCTGGCACTGCGTGATGAAGTGGAAGACCTTGAAAAAGCAGGCATTGGCATCATCCAGATTGATGAACCTGCACTGCGTGAAGGGTTACCGCTGCGCCGCGCTGACTGGCAAACCTATCTGCAATGGGCGGTTGACGCCTTTAAATTGAATGCGGCGGTTGCGCAAAACGATACCCAAATTCACACTCACATGTGTTATTGCGAGTTCAATGACATCATGGATTCCATTGCTGCGCTGGATGCGGATGTGATTACTATCGAAACCTCGCGTTCAGATATGGAGCTGCTGGAATCATTTGAAGATTTCGCTTATCCGAATGAAATTGGTCCCGGTGTTTATGATATTCACTCGCCGAATGTGCCAAGTGTGGAATGGATTGAAGCGCTATTACGCAAAGCCGCTCAGCGTATCCCCGCAGAGCGTTTGTGGGTTAACCCAGATTGCGGCCTGAAAACCCGTGGCTGGCCGGAGACCCGTCAGGCATTGGCAAACATGGTGCTGGCGGCGCAGCGTTTGCGCGAAGAACAGATCTGA